Genomic segment of Deltaproteobacteria bacterium:
GCCGTTGATACCGAAAGTGATTCTTTGCATCATTTTCGCGAAAAAGTATGCCTTATTCAAATGACTGCTTTAGGCCAAGATGTGCTGATTGATCCACTAGCACTCAATAATCTTCAATCATTGGCAGCACCACTGTCTAACCCAAAATGCATTAAAATATTTCATGATGCTGGCTATGATTTAGTTAGTATTAAGCGCGATTTTAATTTACATGTTGAAGGCATTTTTGACACGATGGTCGCTAGTCGTCTTTTGGGATGTAAAGATTTTGGCCTTGCAGCAATACTCAAAGCTCGTTTTAATTTTATTGCTGATAAACGTTTGCAGCGTTCAGATTGGGCAAAGCGTCCATTAAGCGAAGAGCAGATTTCATATGCTCGTTACGATACACATTTTTTAACAGATTTAGCTAAACAACTTAAAAATGAATTGCGTGATAAGTCACGCCTCAATTGGGCAGAAGAGGAGTTTAGTCGGTTACCAGAAGTGGTGCTTCGTGCTCATACGCGACCAATAGGTGTTGATCCTGATGGTTTTTGGCGTATTCGTGGGGTGAAAACGCTTTCGTCTATAATTAAAGGTCGCCTTCGAGCTTTATATGAAATGCGTGATAAAATTGCCGAAAGTCTTGATCGCCCAAAATTTAAAGTGCTTAGCGATACTACTATGTTAGAGTTAGCTAAGCATCCGCCATCATCGATTGATAATTTAGTTCGTAAAGGATTGCGAAAAGCTGGAGTAGCACGTTTTGGTGCTGATATTTTAGCCGCTCTAGCTGAAGCTACCCCGGTATCTGGCAATCCTCCCAAAGGTGTGATGCGTAAAAAACGTAGTGGTCGTTTTCTTGATGCACAGGTGCGTGAGCGTTATGAATGTTTGCGTAATTTACGTCGCCAACTTGCTGATGATTTGGGTTTAGACCCTGAAGTCGCGTTAGGTAATGCAGTATTAGAAGATTTGGCTCGTCATCCGCCGCATATTCTGAAAGATGTTAAAAGTAGGCCAGAACTTAAGGGTTGGCGTTATAATATTTTAGCTAAACCTCTTTTTAATTGTATTCAGAAGCTAAATATTGACCAAATCAAATCAGAAACAAACTAATACATTAGAGTTGATCACAAATAAAAACATCAAAAAGTAGCCGTCTATCAGCTA
This window contains:
- a CDS encoding HRDC domain-containing protein — encoded protein: MKLTKPIYIDNADDLAAWVERLAHADTIAVDTESDSLHHFREKVCLIQMTALGQDVLIDPLALNNLQSLAAPLSNPKCIKIFHDAGYDLVSIKRDFNLHVEGIFDTMVASRLLGCKDFGLAAILKARFNFIADKRLQRSDWAKRPLSEEQISYARYDTHFLTDLAKQLKNELRDKSRLNWAEEEFSRLPEVVLRAHTRPIGVDPDGFWRIRGVKTLSSIIKGRLRALYEMRDKIAESLDRPKFKVLSDTTMLELAKHPPSSIDNLVRKGLRKAGVARFGADILAALAEATPVSGNPPKGVMRKKRSGRFLDAQVRERYECLRNLRRQLADDLGLDPEVALGNAVLEDLARHPPHILKDVKSRPELKGWRYNILAKPLFNCIQKLNIDQIKSETN